Proteins from a single region of Sinorhizobium alkalisoli:
- a CDS encoding pyridoxal phosphate-dependent aminotransferase: MSAFSRFTPLIQSLPATIPFVGPEAIERQRGRRIAARIGANESGFGPAPSVLLAMQEAAGETWKYADPENWELKQALAAHLGVPPASVAIGEGIDSLLGQIVRLVVEPGAPVVTSLGGYPTFNYHVAGHGGRLVTVPYVNDREDLEGLLAAVRREDAPLVYFANPDNPMGSWWPADRIVDFAAALPETTLFILDEAYSETAPPESVPPVESLIDRPNVIRTRTFSKAYGLAGARVGYALATAGTAQAFDKIRNHFGMSRVGVAAAIAALADQAYLTEVTRRIARSRDRIATIARDNGLTPLASATNFVAVDCGRDARYARAIVERLMSDHGVFIRMPGVAPLDRCVRISAGPDAEMDLLAASLPAVLKNLN; encoded by the coding sequence ATGTCCGCCTTCTCGCGTTTCACGCCGCTCATCCAGTCCTTGCCGGCCACCATTCCCTTCGTCGGACCGGAGGCCATCGAGCGACAGCGCGGCCGCAGGATCGCCGCCCGCATCGGCGCCAATGAGAGCGGGTTCGGCCCGGCTCCGTCAGTGCTACTGGCCATGCAGGAGGCGGCCGGCGAAACGTGGAAATATGCGGATCCTGAAAATTGGGAACTGAAGCAGGCTCTTGCCGCCCATCTCGGGGTGCCGCCGGCTAGTGTCGCCATCGGCGAAGGCATCGACAGCCTGCTCGGGCAGATCGTCCGCCTCGTCGTCGAGCCCGGCGCACCGGTCGTCACCTCGCTCGGAGGCTACCCGACTTTCAACTATCACGTTGCGGGCCATGGCGGCCGGCTGGTGACGGTACCCTATGTCAACGACCGCGAAGACCTCGAGGGATTGCTTGCCGCCGTGAGGCGTGAGGACGCGCCGCTCGTCTATTTCGCCAATCCCGACAATCCGATGGGCAGTTGGTGGCCAGCCGATCGCATCGTCGATTTTGCCGCCGCCTTGCCGGAAACGACGCTCTTCATCCTCGATGAGGCCTACAGCGAAACGGCCCCGCCGGAGTCGGTCCCACCGGTCGAAAGCCTGATCGACCGACCCAATGTGATTCGCACCCGCACCTTCTCCAAGGCCTATGGGCTTGCCGGTGCGCGCGTCGGCTACGCGCTGGCGACAGCCGGCACCGCCCAGGCCTTCGACAAGATCCGCAATCATTTCGGCATGAGCCGCGTGGGCGTTGCGGCGGCAATCGCGGCACTGGCAGATCAGGCCTATCTCACTGAAGTCACTCGGCGGATCGCGAGGTCCCGCGACCGGATTGCCACAATTGCCCGGGATAATGGCCTGACGCCGCTTGCCTCCGCGACGAATTTCGTTGCCGTCGATTGCGGCCGCGACGCGCGCTATGCCAGAGCGATCGTCGAAAGGCTGATGAGCGACCACGGCGTCTTCATCCGCATGCCGGGTGTGGCGCCGCTCGATCGCTGCGTCCGGATCAGCGCCGGGCCGGATGCGGAGATGGACCTGCTTGCAGCCTCGCTTCCCGCCGTCCTCAAGAACCTGAACTGA
- a CDS encoding site-specific integrase, with the protein MAKPPGLVQRGRIWYLRKRVPNDLVGRYGRREIPISLETDDYDTALPLFHAEMAKLEAEFSAIRRRRDLFAGVATSDLPQDVLNVTEEEAVAIARALVKERISDPESKRTAREYLPEAVSDIRDEMSADVGDLLDPDSLAADQRVQSAAVSALRRNGYSVLDRQRVDARLLEMVRRALAAAGRIELARFDGDFSDDPRDAAFADLCEDDLSRVAVARKPNISVSSAIDLFWDRVISLEPKAAKTEAKYRAIFEVIKRFFGADTPAATITREQCFAFRDAVARLPPNYAKKKGAPPPDASIDEIIEYARQNDLPAMSYGTQAIYVALMVRLFTWASNERMTKDLVVTDIKPRGKRPAKHELRGAFSAEQLAAIFDAPIYRGCKDDKLGFATPGPNIIKKSRYWLPLLGLFTGMREGEILSLTADNVLISETGTAYIDLSKRKGKNAYSRREVPLHSVLLQAGFLKFVEEQRNSENGALFPDVKKGADGTQTAIFSKRFGTFLKACGIKDIDTAACFHMFRHTLKDGLDRGHVPENYIEAIQGWSRKMKTSRSYGQGFEADTLKPWIEKLVLPKFDLSHITGRTCMAEY; encoded by the coding sequence ATGGCAAAACCACCGGGCCTCGTTCAGCGTGGCCGTATTTGGTATCTCCGCAAGAGAGTTCCCAACGACCTCGTTGGTCGATACGGGCGGCGCGAAATTCCCATCAGTCTGGAAACCGACGACTACGACACGGCCTTACCCCTGTTTCACGCAGAAATGGCCAAGCTCGAAGCGGAGTTCAGCGCAATACGGCGTCGGCGCGATTTGTTTGCTGGTGTCGCTACCTCAGACTTGCCGCAAGATGTGTTGAACGTCACCGAGGAAGAAGCTGTCGCTATTGCGCGTGCTCTAGTGAAAGAGCGCATTTCCGATCCGGAGAGCAAGCGGACGGCGAGGGAGTACCTTCCTGAGGCAGTTTCCGACATCCGTGACGAAATGAGCGCCGATGTTGGCGATCTACTCGACCCTGACAGCCTTGCTGCCGATCAACGCGTTCAATCAGCCGCCGTGAGTGCATTACGCCGAAATGGCTACAGTGTGCTGGATCGACAGCGCGTGGACGCGCGCCTGTTGGAGATGGTTCGCCGCGCTCTGGCGGCGGCTGGGCGCATTGAATTGGCGCGGTTTGATGGGGACTTTTCCGACGATCCGCGAGATGCGGCCTTTGCGGACTTGTGCGAGGATGATTTGTCGCGGGTAGCGGTCGCCCGTAAGCCAAACATATCCGTATCCTCGGCCATCGACCTATTCTGGGATCGGGTGATTTCCCTTGAGCCGAAGGCGGCGAAAACGGAAGCCAAGTACCGAGCGATCTTCGAGGTCATCAAGCGCTTTTTCGGGGCCGATACCCCTGCCGCGACCATCACCCGTGAGCAATGCTTCGCGTTTCGCGACGCCGTCGCCAGACTGCCACCGAACTACGCGAAGAAGAAGGGCGCGCCGCCACCCGACGCGAGCATAGATGAGATCATCGAATATGCTCGCCAGAACGACCTCCCGGCAATGTCCTATGGTACGCAGGCGATCTACGTTGCATTGATGGTGCGGCTCTTCACATGGGCCAGCAACGAGAGGATGACTAAAGACCTCGTGGTGACCGACATCAAACCTCGCGGCAAACGACCCGCCAAGCACGAGTTGCGCGGCGCCTTCTCTGCCGAACAACTTGCTGCAATATTCGATGCGCCGATCTATCGCGGCTGCAAGGATGACAAGCTCGGATTTGCGACGCCCGGACCCAATATCATCAAGAAGAGCCGATATTGGTTGCCGCTATTGGGACTGTTTACCGGTATGCGCGAGGGGGAAATCCTGAGCCTAACAGCGGACAACGTCCTCATTAGTGAAACGGGTACAGCCTACATCGATCTCAGCAAACGCAAGGGTAAGAACGCCTACAGTAGACGTGAGGTGCCCTTGCATTCAGTTTTGCTGCAGGCGGGTTTTTTGAAGTTTGTCGAAGAGCAGCGGAACTCGGAAAATGGCGCCCTGTTTCCGGACGTTAAAAAGGGCGCCGACGGCACGCAAACAGCGATCTTCTCGAAGCGCTTCGGGACTTTTCTGAAGGCCTGTGGGATCAAGGACATCGACACCGCAGCCTGCTTTCACATGTTCCGCCATACGCTGAAGGATGGGCTCGATCGCGGTCACGTGCCGGAGAATTATATCGAAGCTATCCAAGGATGGTCCCGCAAAATGAAAACAAGCAGGTCATATGGGCAGGGCTTCGAAGCCGATACGCTCAAGCCTTGGATCGAGAAACTAGTGCTGCCGAAGTTCGACCTTTCGCACATCACGGGGCGCACGTGTATGGCCGAATACTAA